The Tolypothrix sp. PCC 7712 region ATCTTGCAAATAAAGAATTTGGTTAATTAATGTTGTTTTTAATTAGTAAATTAATTAAATAAAATTTTGCTATATTTTTATGGCAAAAATACTATTGTTGTCCCATTATTTTGTGAAACAATAATCTTTACCTATAAAAAAAGTGTTAGTAAACACAAAAATAAGAATGAAAAAGGAATCATAATCACATTTTTTCTTAGAAAATTTACAAATTGTAATAAAAAACAGTATTTTAGGCAAACAACGTTTGAAGATAATCAATTTACATAGAATTCCCCCTTGGGAACGGGAGAATTAACTACTATAAACACACATTAAAAACGTGGGTTTCCCTAGCATAGAAATATAGGTGCTGAGATTATGGTCATGTCACGCCCAAGTTGTCTGTTACGAGTCGTGATGCGTAAAGCCTCCGGTGGTGAGAAACCGGGAGATATAAGCGAATATGCAAAATTTATTGGCTATGCTGCTGATAAAACGCAAATACGTTTTATAAACTAAATTTTGCATACATATTTGTATTAAAATGGCTGGTAGCGTAGTGAAAAGTTAAAGCCATTATCTTGGAGCGAACTACCGCGATCGCTTGTGACAATCAATGGTAAACCATAGTCTGCACGCAATAGTAAACCACTAATAGGTTGCCACTGTAACCCTAATCCTAAGCTAGCAAGGGTTTGTGGATCGGGGTTGCGATCGCGATTGTTCCAAACGGTACCAATATCAAAAAATGGCAATAACTGTAGGGTTTCGACATTGGATGTCAGGGGAATCCGAACTTCAACCCCTCCAACTACCCCATTGTCAGCAACAAGTTGATTTTGACGATAACCACGCACTGTCTCAACTCCCCCAATGCTAATTTTTTCAAGCGTCAGTAAAGAATCAGGTGTAAGTTGAGTGTTAATTTTGGCCAGCATCAAGACGCGGGGAGACAGCCGTTGTACCCATTGAAATTGTCCCACCCACGAGAAAAAACGCCCATCAGTACCGCTATCATTGATAGTTGCATCTATGGCATCAATCCCAAAACTAAATTGCGATCGCGCCGCTAAAACAGTATTAGCATTACGTTGTAACCAGTCTTGGGAAAAGCGAATCACCGTCACTCTGGATTTCCCATCTTCGGGGCCTTCGGTAAAAGAGAAGGGAATATCATTGAGTATGAAGGTTTGACTACGCCGTAAATCGAATGCGAGAGAGAGAGCAAATTCGCTGTTCGGGGTATAGATTAACGGTTGACGGACATTAAAAGAAAGAGTTTCGGCTTCGCTGTTAATATTCAAATCACGAAATTCGCTTTCGATAATGCGGCTACCACTGTTGCTGTAGCGAACAGCAATACTTCCATCTAAGGCGTTAAAGGGAATAGAATAACTGAGATTGTAAATATCTAAACCTTCAGTAATGCCATATTCAGCACTGAATTGATCTCCAAACCCTAATAAATTATCGTGAGCAATAACAACACTACCTTGTTCTGAACCAACGCTAGCTGATTGATTATTTGCAAAGATAACTCCTGCATGGAATGCTGGTGATTCAGTAATTTTCACCTGTAAAATATTGCTTCCAGAAGTGCTACCTGCGGTTAACTCAGCATTAACTCTTGCAATCGCTGGGTCAAGTTGTAATAATTGCAACGCTGTTTCCAGACTTTTTTGATTCAAGGGTTTGCCTGCAAAGCG contains the following coding sequences:
- a CDS encoding ShlB/FhaC/HecB family hemolysin secretion/activation protein, which gives rise to MGFYLRIQTLFLTLLAFISITSIATFAQSRPPSGVTIPPDTPGKVEETLPQATPKPLSPTPSTPTVPILPSSPQDKLPDTIFPSGETFFVKEIQVSGSSVLKDEIFKLKQPLENQKITFEQLLQLRSQITELYVKNGYITSGAFIPNNQNVANGVVQIQVVEGELEGIVISGLKRLQLAYVRSRIRRFAGKPLNQKSLETALQLLQLDPAIARVNAELTAGSTSGSNILQVKITESPAFHAGVIFANNQSASVGSEQGSVVIAHDNLLGFGDQFSAEYGITEGLDIYNLSYSIPFNALDGSIAVRYSNSGSRIIESEFRDLNINSEAETLSFNVRQPLIYTPNSEFALSLAFDLRRSQTFILNDIPFSFTEGPEDGKSRVTVIRFSQDWLQRNANTVLAARSQFSFGIDAIDATINDSGTDGRFFSWVGQFQWVQRLSPRVLMLAKINTQLTPDSLLTLEKISIGGVETVRGYRQNQLVADNGVVGGVEVRIPLTSNVETLQLLPFFDIGTVWNNRDRNPDPQTLASLGLGLQWQPISGLLLRADYGLPLIVTSDRGSSLQDNGFNFSLRYQPF